The DNA segment GGCAGGTGCGCCATACGCCGCGAGGCGGTCGGCGACCTCTGCGGGTGTCGCGTCCAGGCCGGGGGCGAGCGACTGCAGCCAGCGATAACTGATGTTCATGATCCGACGAACTGCTCGAGAAAGCGGGCGTCGCCTTCATAGAGCATGCGAATGTCAGGAATGCCGTAGCGCTGCAGCGCGATGCGCGCGGGCCCCATGCCGAATGCAAAGCCGGTATAGCGCTGCGGATCGTAGCCGACCGCCTCGAAGACGGCCGGGTCGACCATCCCGGCACCCATGATCTCGCTCCAGCCCGTGTACTTGCACGTGCTGCAGCCCTTGCCGCCGCAGATCGTGCAGCTCACGTCCACCTCCGCAGACGGCTCGGTGAACGGGAAGTACGACGGGCGCAGCCGCACCCTGGTCTGCGTGCCGAACAGCCCACGCGCGAACTCCGCGAGCGTCGCCTTGAGATCGACGAACGTGACTCCCTCATCGACGACCAGCCCTTCGAGCTGCTCGAATGCAGGAGCATGGGACGCGTCCCACGGATCGCGGCGGTAGCACATGCCTGGTGCGATGATGCGGATCGGCGGCGGGCCGCCGAGCATCGTGCGTACCTGCACCGGCGAGGTATGGCTGCGCAGCAGGATGCCGGGGGCGAGGTAGAACGTGTCGTGCATGTCCGCCGCGGGATGATCGAGCGGCGTGTTCAGCGCCGTGAAGTTGTGCCAGTCCGTCTCGGCCTCCGG comes from the Longimicrobiales bacterium genome and includes:
- a CDS encoding phenylalanine--tRNA ligase subunit alpha, whose protein sequence is MSATITDELVRLEAEARAAVGEARDADALEALRVRFLGRKEGRLTAIMRRLGELSPAERPLAGAEANRVKNVVSELLEQRATQLAGDSTSQAAPDVDLTLPARTRWQGARHPVTLVLDEIYRVLSRLGFTRARGPEAETDWHNFTALNTPLDHPAADMHDTFYLAPGILLRSHTSPVQVRTMLGGPPPIRIIAPGMCYRRDPWDASHAPAFEQLEGLVVDEGVTFVDLKATLAEFARGLFGTQTRVRLRPSYFPFTEPSAEVDVSCTICGGKGCSTCKYTGWSEIMGAGMVDPAVFEAVGYDPQRYTGFAFGMGPARIALQRYGIPDIRMLYEGDARFLEQFVGS